In Rahnella sikkimica, the following are encoded in one genomic region:
- the ebgR gene encoding transcriptional regulator EbgR: MATLKEIAEAANVSVATVSRVLNDDPSLSVKAQTRQKILEAAERLEYKLSPSKRNATHRMTFAALFTYRQGLEIDDPYYLSMRYGIETQCEKLGVTLISGYDFTGDKPLPAADGFLVIGQPQTALHTQLSQQSSPVVFIDGVMEDPQFDCVNVDLFKISQKVIDFFIGQGYSRIGFIGGRDLPEFADQREQAFVEYGRLKNVVQPQDIYYGDFTSQSGYQCAKKMLQENTPFPPALLIATDTIALGVTRALLEHGVKIPEQIALISVNDIPTARFVFPSLSTVRIQSETMGAQAVNLLTERLRDERSVPLSVFVPSALQLRDTTRR, from the coding sequence ATGGCTACTTTGAAGGAAATCGCTGAGGCCGCGAACGTATCCGTTGCGACGGTTTCACGCGTGCTAAATGACGATCCGAGCCTGAGCGTGAAAGCGCAAACCCGGCAGAAGATTTTAGAAGCGGCAGAACGCCTGGAATATAAACTGTCGCCGTCCAAACGTAACGCCACGCACCGGATGACCTTCGCCGCGCTTTTCACCTACCGTCAGGGGCTGGAAATCGACGACCCTTACTACCTTTCCATGCGTTATGGCATTGAAACGCAGTGCGAAAAACTCGGCGTTACCCTCATTTCTGGCTATGACTTCACCGGCGATAAACCGCTGCCTGCCGCCGACGGTTTTCTGGTTATCGGCCAGCCGCAAACGGCGCTGCACACTCAGCTCAGTCAGCAATCCAGCCCGGTGGTTTTCATTGATGGCGTGATGGAAGACCCACAGTTCGACTGCGTAAACGTTGATCTCTTTAAGATCAGCCAGAAAGTGATCGACTTCTTTATCGGTCAGGGCTATTCGCGGATCGGTTTTATCGGCGGGCGCGATCTCCCGGAATTTGCCGACCAGCGCGAACAGGCGTTTGTGGAATATGGCCGCCTGAAAAACGTCGTCCAGCCGCAAGATATTTATTACGGCGATTTCACCAGCCAGTCCGGCTACCAGTGCGCGAAGAAAATGTTGCAGGAGAACACGCCGTTTCCTCCGGCGCTGCTGATCGCCACCGACACCATAGCGCTGGGCGTGACCCGCGCGCTGCTGGAACACGGCGTGAAAATCCCGGAGCAAATCGCGCTGATCAGCGTCAACGATATCCCGACCGCACGCTTTGTTTTCCCTTCTTTATCAACGGTTCGCATCCAGTCCGAAACCATGGGCGCGCAGGCCGTTAACCTGCTGACCGAACGTCTGCGTGATGAACGCAGCGTCCCGCTTTCCGTGTTTGTACCCAGCGCTCTCCAGCTGCGCGACACCACCCGCCGCTAA
- the ebgA gene encoding beta-galactosidase subunit alpha, whose amino-acid sequence MNNWENIDKQSENRLPPRARFFSYENAQQARSFDRSASQHFQLLSGRWQFRYFEHPALVPDEFYNQPVSGWGDIAVPGMWQMEGHGQLQYTDEGFPFPIDIPFVPANNPTGAYQRKFHLDASWENAQTLIKFDGVETYFEVYVNGHYVGFSKGSRLCAEFDISAFVQQGENLLSVRVLQWADSTYIEDQDMWWMAGIFRDVTLTGENAVHLQDLTVVTAFDENYCDATLQIDTVLHNHGKPVNGYRLHAQLMDGENCVAELSFSDLYLADETRCHLEIPVSQPRQWNAEHPELYQLLLTLYDDAGSVISVVPQRVGFRDICVRDGLFYVNGRYLKLHGVNRHDHDHRKGRAVDMARVERDIILMKQHNINSVRTAHYPNDPRFYELCDIYGLFVMAETDLESHGFANVGDLSRITDDPHWEHAYVERIERHVMAQKNHPSIIMWSLGNESGYGCNIRAMAARCKALDPARLIHYEEDRDADVTDVISTMYSRVQMMNAFGEYPHAKPRIICEYAHAMGNGPGGLAEYQAVMNRHASLQGHYIWEWCDHGLLETGKNGQPRYAYGGDYGDYPNNYNFCMDGLIYPDQTPGPGLREYKQVLCPVEISHAGNTLRVKNRYWFSSLEDITLTLTVQVAGRCLEDHQIALPHLQSGESETVPLPEFTASGEETFLNIRISKNSPTAYNEANYPLGHYQVLLQAAQPLDVFPENKATTALVCDEQKNQLIVCGENFRLEFSRLDGELKSWQTDGEEIVGRAPKLNFFKPVIDNHKPEFEGIWQPNHLQILQQHFRSMSWKKQNDDVVIEVHSVIAPPVFDFGMRCFYRWQISPQGAVSLDLSGTPYGDFNHVIPKIGLDFGLSRRFGQVEYYGRGPGENYPDSRQANLIGHYQQPAASLFENYPMPQDNGNRQDVRWLSLRDKTGNGIFIQPRQPLNFSLWPYSSQMLQQAQHIDELTPDSCLTLNLDHQIMGLGSNSWGSEVLDSYRVYFTAFRYGFTMLPFRQQDTDSLSLAQFSIQPQEAN is encoded by the coding sequence GTGAATAATTGGGAAAACATCGACAAGCAGTCAGAGAACCGTTTACCGCCGCGCGCCCGCTTTTTCAGTTATGAAAATGCACAGCAGGCGCGGAGCTTTGACCGCTCGGCCAGTCAGCATTTTCAGCTGCTCAGCGGACGCTGGCAGTTTCGTTATTTTGAGCACCCGGCTTTAGTCCCGGACGAATTCTATAATCAGCCGGTATCCGGCTGGGGCGATATCGCCGTACCGGGCATGTGGCAGATGGAAGGCCACGGCCAGTTGCAATACACCGATGAAGGTTTCCCCTTCCCGATCGACATTCCTTTTGTTCCGGCCAATAACCCGACCGGCGCGTATCAGCGGAAATTTCATCTCGATGCCTCGTGGGAGAATGCGCAAACGCTCATTAAATTCGACGGCGTCGAAACCTACTTCGAAGTGTACGTGAACGGCCATTACGTGGGTTTCAGCAAAGGCAGCCGTCTTTGCGCAGAGTTTGATATCAGCGCTTTTGTGCAGCAGGGCGAAAACCTGTTGTCGGTGCGCGTTTTGCAGTGGGCGGATTCGACTTATATCGAAGATCAGGATATGTGGTGGATGGCCGGGATTTTCCGCGATGTGACCCTGACCGGAGAGAATGCCGTGCATCTTCAGGACCTGACCGTCGTCACCGCGTTCGATGAAAACTACTGCGACGCCACGCTGCAAATTGACACCGTTTTGCATAATCACGGTAAACCTGTGAACGGCTACCGCCTGCACGCGCAGTTAATGGATGGCGAAAATTGCGTGGCGGAGCTTTCTTTCTCTGACCTTTATCTCGCGGATGAAACCCGCTGCCATCTTGAAATCCCGGTCAGCCAGCCGCGCCAGTGGAACGCCGAACATCCGGAGTTATATCAGTTGTTGCTGACGTTGTATGACGACGCGGGCAGCGTGATTTCCGTAGTGCCGCAGCGCGTGGGTTTTCGGGATATCTGCGTGCGCGACGGGCTGTTTTACGTCAACGGGCGCTACCTGAAACTGCACGGCGTAAACCGTCACGATCACGATCATCGCAAAGGCCGCGCGGTCGATATGGCGCGGGTTGAGCGCGATATCATTCTGATGAAACAGCACAACATCAACTCGGTGCGCACCGCGCATTACCCGAACGATCCGCGCTTTTACGAACTCTGTGACATCTACGGTTTATTCGTGATGGCCGAAACCGATCTGGAAAGCCACGGTTTCGCGAACGTCGGCGATCTGAGCCGCATCACCGACGATCCGCACTGGGAACACGCCTATGTTGAGCGCATCGAGCGGCATGTAATGGCGCAGAAAAATCACCCGTCCATCATCATGTGGTCGCTCGGCAACGAATCCGGCTATGGCTGTAACATCCGTGCGATGGCCGCGCGCTGCAAAGCCCTCGACCCGGCGCGCCTGATCCATTACGAAGAAGATCGCGACGCCGACGTCACCGACGTCATCAGCACCATGTATTCACGTGTACAAATGATGAATGCGTTCGGCGAATACCCGCACGCCAAACCGCGCATTATCTGCGAATACGCCCACGCGATGGGCAACGGCCCCGGGGGATTAGCAGAATATCAGGCGGTCATGAACCGCCACGCCAGCCTTCAGGGGCATTACATCTGGGAATGGTGCGACCATGGTTTGCTGGAAACCGGCAAAAACGGCCAGCCGCGCTATGCCTACGGCGGCGATTACGGCGATTACCCGAACAACTACAACTTCTGCATGGACGGCCTGATTTATCCGGATCAGACTCCCGGCCCCGGCCTGCGTGAATACAAACAGGTGTTGTGCCCGGTGGAAATCAGCCACGCCGGCAATACGCTGCGGGTCAAAAACCGTTACTGGTTCAGCTCACTGGAAGACATCACGCTGACGCTGACCGTGCAGGTGGCAGGTCGCTGTCTGGAAGATCATCAAATCGCCCTGCCGCATCTGCAATCCGGTGAAAGCGAAACGGTTCCGCTGCCGGAATTCACCGCCAGCGGGGAGGAAACCTTCCTGAATATCCGCATCAGCAAAAACAGCCCGACCGCTTACAACGAAGCAAATTATCCGCTCGGTCATTATCAGGTGTTGTTGCAGGCGGCTCAGCCGCTGGACGTTTTTCCGGAAAATAAGGCCACGACTGCGCTGGTCTGCGACGAGCAAAAAAATCAGCTGATCGTTTGTGGCGAAAACTTCCGTCTGGAATTCTCCCGTCTCGACGGCGAGCTGAAATCCTGGCAGACGGACGGCGAAGAGATTGTCGGCCGAGCGCCGAAACTCAACTTCTTCAAGCCGGTTATCGACAACCACAAGCCGGAGTTCGAAGGGATCTGGCAGCCAAATCATCTGCAAATCCTGCAGCAACATTTCCGCTCGATGAGCTGGAAAAAGCAAAATGACGACGTGGTGATTGAAGTTCACAGCGTCATCGCGCCGCCGGTCTTTGATTTTGGGATGCGCTGCTTTTACCGCTGGCAGATATCGCCGCAGGGCGCGGTCAGCCTGGATTTATCCGGCACGCCGTATGGCGATTTCAACCACGTGATCCCTAAAATCGGGCTGGATTTTGGCCTCAGCCGCCGTTTCGGACAGGTGGAATATTACGGGCGCGGGCCGGGTGAAAACTATCCGGACAGCCGTCAGGCCAACCTGATCGGCCATTATCAGCAACCGGCGGCCAGCCTGTTTGAGAACTACCCGATGCCGCAGGACAACGGCAACCGGCAGGATGTTCGCTGGCTGAGCCTGCGTGACAAAACGGGCAACGGCATTTTCATTCAGCCGCGCCAGCCGCTCAATTTCAGCCTGTGGCCGTACAGCTCGCAAATGTTGCAACAGGCGCAGCACATCGACGAACTCACGCCGGACAGTTGCCTGACGCTCAATCTCGATCACCAGATCATGGGACTTGGCTCGAACTCCTGGGGCTCGGAAGTGCTCGATTCCTACCGCGTGTATTTCACGGCATTCCGCTACGGTTTTACGATGTTACCGTTCCGCCAGCAGGACACCGACAGCTTGAGTCTCGCGCAATTCAGCATCCAGCCGCAGGAGGCAAACTGA
- a CDS encoding beta-galactosidase subunit beta: MITLGSLAEFQQRYPAGKKWQRCREAINNIEKLRPGVFHSIGDSLVYRLASGAEPQRETFEGHRRYFDVHYYLEGREEIEFAAKSALENIAPYCDETDRELFSGCGEKITAQKGNVIIFENHEASRFRPEKDVKKVILKVTIEESYFVNK; this comes from the coding sequence ATGATTACTCTCGGGTCTTTGGCTGAATTTCAGCAGCGTTATCCTGCCGGGAAAAAATGGCAGCGCTGCAGGGAAGCCATTAATAATATTGAAAAACTTCGCCCCGGCGTTTTTCACTCCATCGGGGATTCGCTGGTGTACCGGTTGGCGTCCGGCGCGGAACCTCAGCGGGAAACGTTCGAAGGCCACCGCCGTTATTTCGACGTGCATTACTACCTCGAAGGACGCGAAGAAATCGAATTCGCTGCCAAATCCGCGCTGGAAAATATCGCGCCTTATTGTGATGAAACCGACCGCGAGCTGTTTTCCGGCTGCGGCGAAAAAATCACGGCCCAAAAAGGCAACGTCATTATCTTTGAAAACCACGAAGCCAGCCGGTTCAGGCCGGAAAAAGACGTCAAAAAAGTCATCTTAAAAGTGACCATCGAAGAAAGTTATTTCGTTAATAAATAA